In Anticarsia gemmatalis isolate Benzon Research Colony breed Stoneville strain chromosome 5, ilAntGemm2 primary, whole genome shotgun sequence, the following are encoded in one genomic region:
- the LOC142973392 gene encoding catalase-like: MMAVVTAKIRNDPVDDQMVIFKEKTLGPIGVMTTAAGAPINLKEATVTLNEKLISNEFFMESMTHFVRERIPERVVHAKAAGAFGYFEVTHDFSDICKAKLFNRVGKRTPVAARFSPVIQERGSIDTSRETRGFGIKFYTEEGNFDIVGLNTPMYAYKDPILFPTFVRVQRRNPSTNVFDPNMLWDFITLRPESLHVFLMVFGDRGIPDGYRHMPGFSVHTYQLVNDRGENYFVRFHFMPDLGIKTLRSKKAKKIAGEDPDYATKDLYRAIGNGDFPSWTVSVQVLTLNDVKNAGFDVFDLTKVLPLDKYPLRPLGKLVLNKNPINYFAEIEQLALSPSHLVPGILGAPDKVFEARRLAYRDAQYYRLGGNFFNIPVNCPLQSKPLTYNRDSEAPLNDNMRDIPNYYPNTFNGPVPYVDKDGVDLIDIYQGPPNNYDQARELYVNEMTSDERTRLVENIVDSLRKVTKSLKDRAVKAFQLVHSDLSERVREGLLANRTRCDYEL; encoded by the exons ATGATGGCAGTTGTGACAGCAAAAATAAGAAATGACCCGGTCGACGATCAAATggttatatttaaagaaaagacACTG GGTCCAATAGGTGTGATGACGACTGCCGCAGGAGCACCCATAAACCTTAAAGAGGCCACCGTAACTTTAAACGAGAAGCTAATATCTAACGAGTTCTTCATGGAAAGTATGACACACTTCGTTCGTGAAAGAATACCGGAGAGAGTGGTCCACGCTAAAGCAGCAGGCGCTTTCGGGTATTTCGAAGTAACTCACGATTTTTCAGAcatttgtaaagccaaactttTTAACAGGGTTGGTAAAAGAACGCCAGTTGCTGCCAGATTCTCCCCAGTCATTCAGGAAAGAGGTTCCATTGATACATCAAGAGAAACCAGAGGTTTTGGAATCAAGTTTTATACAGAAGAAGGTAATTTTGACATAGTCGGCCTCAACACTCCTATGTACGCTTACAAGGATCCGATACTCTTCCCCACTTTTGTAAGAGTGCAAAGAAGAAATCCTTCTACGAATGTGTTTGATCCAAATATGCTTTGGGACTTCATTACACTACGACCGGAGAGCTTGCACGTATTTCTAATGGTTTTCGGCGACCGTGGTATCCCTGATGGATACCGACACATGCCTGGGTTCAGCGTCCATACTTACCAATTAGTAAACGACCGCGGGGAAAATTACTTTGTCCGCTTCCACTTCATGCCTGATCTAGGTATTAAAACCCTACGGTCtaaaaaagcaaagaaaatagCGGGTGAAGACCCAGACTATGCTACCAAAGATTTGTACAGAGCCATCGGTAATGGCGACTTCCCGAGTTGGACTGTCAGTGTTCAAGTGCTAACGTTGAATGACGTCAAAAATGCTGGATTTGATGTTTTTGATCTCACAAAGGTTTTGCCTTTGGACAAGTATCCATTGAGACCGCTAGGAAAACTAGTCTTGAATAAAAATCCGATTAACTATTTTGCTGAAATTGAGCAGCTAGCTCTAAGTCCATCGCATCTCGTGCCAGGTATTCTCGGAGCTCCAGACAAGGTGTTTGAAGCACGTCGACTAGCGTACAGAGACGCTCAGTACTATCGCTTGGGAGGCAACTTCTTCAACATTCCCGTAAACTGTCCTTTACAGAGCAAACCTTTGACGTACAACCGGGATAGCGAAGCTCCTTTAAACGACAATATGAGAGATATACCTAACTATTATCCAAATACTTTTAATGGACCAGTGCCGTATGTAGATAAGGATGGTGTAGATCTTATAGATATTTATCAAGGTCCTCCGAATAATTATGATCAAGCTCGCGAGCTGTACGTGAATGAAATGACTTCGGACGAGAGGACGAGACTGGTGGAGAATATTGTGGATAGTTTGCGTAAAGTGACTAAGTCTTTGAAAGACCGGGCTGTTAAGGCGTTTCAGTTGGTACATTCAGATCTAAGTGAGAGAGTTCGTGAAGGTTTGCTGGCGAATAGGACGAGATGTGATTATGAGTTATGA